DNA sequence from the Glycine soja cultivar W05 chromosome 18, ASM419377v2, whole genome shotgun sequence genome:
gatttagaAGTACAGAAAGAGTGgagttatttattattcaatatTTCAATAGTATCTGCAGAGAAAGAAGTAAAGAGGACGATACAATGCTTCGCCTTTTCACCGTCCTTATCGACAATTGATGACAAAACAAAGCCCAAAATTACCATCACAAATTCTTCAACTTCGACAATAGACACAGACAcgaaacattaattatttggaGGAGTTTTTGGAGCGTTGTTGGCAAACGTTGGTGAAATTGGTGTTGAGATCAGAGTAGAGAGAGACAACCTTGGAGATGTTGCCGTTGAGTTCCTGAATGAGGGACACGTTTTTTACCATGTTGTCGTGCATCCGAGACTGCTGGTTCTCGTTCACCTGCTGAATCAGTAGCCGGTTCCGATCCAGCACCGACTGCACCTGCCGGAACCCCTTGTTAAGGGTGGCCCACGCCTCGGGATCCCCGACGTCCTCCGCCTCCTCGCCGTCCGACTCCCCGGTCGTCGTGCTCACCGTTGTTGTCGTCGTGGCGGGGTGGTGGCGGTGGCGGCGCTGGTGCTTCTTGGAGCGGCGGTGGTTGGAGGGGTCTTCCATGGTGGACTCTGCGGCGGAGGAGGATGAGTTCATATGCTGTGCATGAAACACAAAGGAAGACTCAACCAAGTTTTGTTGGGTCACACATTGCAAGTTGTGTGAGTTCAGACCCTTGCTGGGGCAATGCTATATATACGCAACATTGCAGGGGCAATCATGTTATTATTCAAGATATTCACATCAACaatggtgttttttttatccatgGGCATGTATTCTAAGGTaacttgttttcttcttcttttgttagaacgatgtatttttttttatcgccacagataaattatttatttgagttgaataaaattattatgaattttttttaatatttaacataaatatacactcaaaatataaaattaaaataatcatatattaGGGAGGTAACTTTTGCCTCTTACTAATTGGCAccgtactatttttttttaaagtgggAGTATAGTTGATTATCAACATATGTTGGTGGAAGCCAAAAAGATCATAATTcttcaaatatgtttttttaaaatgtttttctaaCTAATATTTGATATTATCATTCAAGTAATTTATCAACATCCCCTGTTCATAtaataattgtcttataattaataattaatccaTAACGGCTTGGGTTCGCCCCCAATAAAAGAACATACAACAAATTATTCAAGTAATTTTGggttttattatgaaatttaggtggacaaaaaatttcactaaaaatttataattaaaaagctTAGTTTCTCatttaaatgaaagaaaattttcaaaaacaaaaacaaaaaaatctttgaaatgtttttaataaatttaactcTTAATAAATTAAACGGTCATTTATACGCTtttggatttattttattttagaatattaataatattataaatttaaatacgtAGTATTTGCCGAATTGGGATATAAAAAACTATGAGCCCCCTTTAGCAATTGGATCTAATGAGAGAATCACACATTCGAACGTTAACGTGTGATACTGTTCGATAAGATAAGCTTACGCGACTAGCCATGGGCGCGTGCAATGCCCACCACAGCATAACTTTACAGGTGGCAGAAAAGTAAGGAAAAGGAAGATAAGATCTTAGAAGAAAAAGTCAGAAGTTCGAAACAATACCACTTGAGGCCcactttaaattaataaatgttttacTGTTTATAAGGTTTTAATCAAACAAGTACTACTtaatttggttaaaatttattagcattttaagtttcatcattttttattgttttgactaAGTTCTATTAATTTTCTGCCATTGGTTGTACTTAGCACACAATCAAATGTTCCGTCAAAAAAATAAAGCACACAATCAAATGTATAGatttagattagattagatgCCGCctcacttcaaaaaaaaaaaataagaaagtataAATTTAGATGAcctaaaaaaactaatacaaaCATATAGTAGCTCATTAATATGCACGAATTTTATTCGTGTGAACCCCCGTTTGAACTAG
Encoded proteins:
- the LOC114397720 gene encoding protein EARLY FLOWERING 4-like, with translation MNSSSSAAESTMEDPSNHRRSKKHQRRHRHHPATTTTTVSTTTGESDGEEAEDVGDPEAWATLNKGFRQVQSVLDRNRLLIQQVNENQQSRMHDNMVKNVSLIQELNGNISKVVSLYSDLNTNFTNVCQQRSKNSSK